One Gordonia sp. SID5947 genomic region harbors:
- a CDS encoding acetyl-CoA C-acetyltransferase produces the protein MAQTPKTRSMRPVAILGGNRIPFARQDKAYAEVSNQEMFTAALDGLVSRFNLQGEQLGMVAGGAVLKHSRDFNLIRECVLGSALSPYTPAFDIQQACGTGLQAIVAVGDGIASGRYDVAVGGGVDTTSDAPIGVSESMRRQMLQVNRARSAKDQALAALKLLPKLGIEIPRNGEPRTGMSMGEHAAITAKEFGIKRADQDALAAASHQNMAAAYDSGFFDDLITPFLGLTRDQNLRGDSTAEKLAKLKPVFGVALGDATMTAGNSTPLTDGASTVLLSSDEWAQEKGLPVQAYLVDSESAAVDYVNGPDGLLMAPTYAVPRLLQRNGLTLQDFDFYEIHEAFASVVLATLAAWESDAYCKERLGLDNALGAIDRAKLNVHGSSLAAGHPFAATGGRIIAQAAKTIKENGGGRALVSICAAGGQGVTAIVEG, from the coding sequence GTGGCTCAGACACCCAAGACCCGCAGCATGCGCCCGGTCGCGATCCTCGGCGGCAACCGCATCCCGTTCGCCCGCCAGGACAAGGCCTATGCCGAGGTCAGCAATCAAGAGATGTTCACCGCAGCCCTCGACGGGCTGGTCAGCCGCTTCAACCTGCAGGGCGAGCAGCTCGGAATGGTCGCAGGCGGTGCGGTTCTCAAGCATTCGCGCGACTTCAATCTCATCCGTGAATGCGTGCTCGGGTCGGCACTGTCGCCGTACACCCCGGCGTTCGACATCCAGCAGGCCTGCGGCACCGGTCTGCAGGCCATCGTGGCGGTGGGCGACGGTATCGCGTCGGGCCGCTATGACGTGGCCGTCGGCGGCGGCGTGGACACCACCTCGGACGCGCCGATCGGCGTCTCGGAGTCGATGCGACGTCAGATGTTGCAGGTCAATCGGGCCCGCAGCGCCAAGGATCAGGCCCTCGCCGCGCTCAAGCTGCTTCCGAAACTCGGCATCGAGATCCCGCGCAACGGCGAGCCGCGTACCGGTATGTCGATGGGTGAGCACGCCGCGATCACCGCGAAGGAGTTCGGCATCAAGCGTGCCGACCAGGATGCGCTGGCCGCGGCCAGCCACCAGAACATGGCGGCCGCCTACGACAGCGGGTTCTTCGACGACCTCATCACCCCGTTCCTGGGTCTCACCCGGGATCAGAATCTGCGTGGCGATTCCACCGCGGAGAAGCTCGCCAAACTCAAGCCGGTTTTCGGGGTCGCCCTCGGCGACGCGACGATGACCGCGGGCAATTCCACCCCGCTCACCGACGGCGCTTCGACGGTGCTGCTGTCGAGCGACGAGTGGGCGCAGGAGAAGGGCCTGCCCGTGCAGGCCTACCTCGTGGACAGCGAGAGTGCGGCCGTCGACTACGTCAACGGGCCCGACGGCCTGCTGATGGCACCGACCTACGCGGTGCCCCGTCTGCTGCAGCGCAACGGTCTGACGCTGCAGGACTTCGATTTCTACGAGATCCACGAGGCCTTCGCCTCGGTGGTGCTCGCCACCCTGGCCGCCTGGGAATCCGACGCGTACTGCAAGGAGCGCCTCGGCCTCGACAACGCGCTCGGTGCGATCGACCGCGCCAAACTCAACGTCCACGGCTCGTCGCTTGCCGCGGGACACCCGTTCGCGGCGACCGGCGGCCGGATCATCGCGCAGGCAGCCAAGACGATCAAGGAGAACGGCGGCGGTCGCGCGCTGGTCTCGATCTGCGCAGCCGGTGGTCAGGGCGTCACGGCCATCGTCGAAGGGTAG
- a CDS encoding 3-oxoacyl-ACP reductase: MAATGLYSNFVHSAPGSFIAKQAGLPVPPTLRRYKPSEPALPGPVLLGGSGRVVEPLREILTSPDYDVIQNATTGRSADKYGALVFDATGITSPGELRQLFEFFQPNMRSLAPCARLLVIGTTPELVKEPNEHIAQRALEGFTRSVGKELQKGATVQLVYVSPDAKTGLTGLESTTRFVLSAKSAFVDAQVIRVGAGDAKAPADWDRPLAGKVAVVTGAARGIGATIAEVLARDGAHVIAADVPQAGEALSETANKIKGTAFPLDVTADDAGAKLAEHALERHGGIDIIVNNAGITRDKLLANMDDARWDAVIGVNLIAPQKLVDDLLEKGALRENGSVVDVSSIAGIAGNRGQTNYGASKAGVIGLVDTYAPILAEKGITINAVAPGFIETKMTAAIPVATREAGRLMSSLQQGGQTVDVAETVAYFANPASSAITGNVVRVCGQGFLGA, from the coding sequence GTGGCAGCCACTGGCCTGTACTCGAATTTCGTCCACTCCGCCCCCGGTTCGTTCATCGCCAAGCAGGCGGGTCTGCCGGTCCCGCCGACCCTACGTCGGTACAAGCCGTCCGAGCCTGCACTGCCGGGCCCCGTCTTGCTGGGCGGTTCCGGCCGTGTCGTCGAGCCGCTGCGCGAGATCCTCACCTCGCCCGATTACGACGTGATCCAGAACGCGACGACCGGTCGTAGCGCCGACAAGTACGGCGCCCTGGTCTTCGATGCGACCGGGATCACCTCGCCGGGCGAGCTCCGGCAGCTGTTCGAGTTCTTCCAACCGAACATGCGCTCGCTGGCGCCGTGCGCACGACTGCTGGTCATCGGCACCACACCCGAACTGGTGAAGGAGCCGAACGAGCACATCGCGCAGCGCGCGCTCGAGGGCTTCACCCGGTCGGTGGGCAAGGAACTGCAGAAGGGCGCGACGGTCCAGCTCGTCTACGTCTCTCCCGACGCCAAGACCGGCCTCACCGGTCTCGAGTCGACCACCCGTTTCGTGCTGTCGGCCAAGTCGGCATTCGTGGACGCGCAGGTCATCCGGGTCGGTGCCGGTGACGCCAAGGCGCCCGCCGACTGGGATCGCCCGCTCGCCGGCAAGGTCGCCGTGGTGACCGGAGCCGCGCGTGGCATCGGCGCCACCATCGCCGAGGTGCTCGCCCGTGACGGCGCCCATGTGATCGCCGCCGACGTGCCGCAGGCAGGCGAGGCCTTGTCGGAGACCGCCAACAAGATCAAGGGCACCGCGTTCCCGCTCGACGTGACCGCCGACGACGCCGGCGCCAAGCTCGCCGAACACGCGCTCGAGCGACACGGCGGCATCGACATCATCGTCAACAATGCCGGCATCACCCGCGACAAGCTGCTGGCCAACATGGACGACGCCCGCTGGGACGCGGTCATCGGCGTCAACCTGATCGCCCCGCAGAAGCTCGTCGACGACCTGCTCGAGAAGGGCGCGCTGCGTGAGAACGGTTCCGTCGTCGACGTGTCGTCCATCGCGGGCATCGCGGGCAACCGCGGCCAGACGAACTACGGCGCGTCCAAGGCAGGCGTGATCGGCCTGGTCGACACATATGCGCCGATCCTCGCGGAGAAGGGCATCACCATCAACGCGGTCGCGCCCGGGTTCATCGAGACCAAGATGACCGCGGCGATCCCGGTGGCCACACGTGAGGCCGGTCGTCTGATGAGTTCGCTGCAGCAGGGCGGTCAGACCGTGGACGTCGCGGAGACCGTCGCCTACTTCGCCAATCCGGCGTCGAGCGCCATCACCGGCAACGTGGTCCGCGTGTGCGGCCAGGGATTCCTTGGTGCGTGA
- a CDS encoding MaoC/PaaZ C-terminal domain-containing protein, with protein sequence MGKTITLPHAPGTAEVYSKAVGAMLPVIGKPATVRADATIPERHYRLEDVRVDPERLHAYTRVTGQRFGSTLPVTYPFVLQFPLAMKVMTDNDFPFGAVGSVHVENSIHRLRPIGVGEPLTIDTHAENLREHRKGLLVDMISRVSVGSELVTTQVATFLKQQRTSLSDEPRGPAPKEVAPPPPDALLAVDLGRIRRYAEASGDRNPIHMGNLTAKAFGFPKAIAHGMWSAAAAVANVEAQLPDDVTYTVRFGKPILLPSKVNLYTRRIEGAGSFDISILNRRKGYPHLTATTRGA encoded by the coding sequence ATGGGTAAGACGATCACTCTGCCGCACGCTCCCGGCACCGCGGAGGTCTACTCCAAGGCCGTCGGAGCCATGCTCCCGGTCATCGGCAAACCGGCCACGGTGCGGGCCGATGCCACGATCCCCGAGCGGCACTACCGATTGGAAGACGTCCGGGTCGATCCGGAACGGCTGCATGCCTACACCCGCGTCACGGGGCAACGGTTCGGATCGACGCTCCCGGTGACGTATCCGTTCGTCCTGCAGTTCCCGCTGGCGATGAAGGTCATGACCGACAACGACTTTCCGTTCGGCGCGGTCGGCTCGGTGCACGTCGAGAACAGCATCCATCGGCTCCGGCCGATCGGCGTCGGCGAGCCGCTGACCATCGACACGCATGCGGAGAATCTGCGTGAGCACCGCAAAGGCCTTCTGGTCGACATGATCTCGCGGGTCAGCGTCGGTTCGGAACTCGTGACCACCCAGGTGGCGACGTTCCTCAAGCAGCAGCGCACAAGCCTGTCCGACGAGCCACGCGGGCCGGCCCCCAAGGAGGTGGCCCCGCCGCCTCCGGACGCACTGCTCGCCGTCGACCTCGGACGCATCCGCCGGTACGCCGAGGCGTCCGGTGACCGCAACCCCATCCACATGGGGAACCTGACGGCCAAGGCGTTCGGCTTCCCGAAGGCCATCGCGCACGGGATGTGGAGTGCCGCAGCGGCGGTCGCGAATGTCGAGGCCCAGCTCCCCGACGACGTCACCTACACGGTCCGTTTCGGCAAGCCCATCCTGTTGCCGTCCAAGGTGAACCTCTATACGCGGCGGATCGAGGGAGCCGGCAGTTTCGACATCTCGATCCTCAACCGTCGCAAGGGTTATCCGCACCTGACGGCGACCACCCGAGGCGCCTGA
- a CDS encoding DedA family protein → MHIIADWLVELVESVPSWAVYLVACAVVYAETSTLILGLILPSEAVLLAGGVAAAVGPTSIGALVVAVCVSAVAGDLTGYRIGRSSGHRVKASRAGRRFGEHRWQRAEDRIDRDGMVAVATGRWIGYVRTLVPPVAGMTRMRPARFVAADLIGATTWATTVLLVGYFAGAALGTTLLLYATVALVLVAGGWYVWRRWQRRRLA, encoded by the coding sequence GTGCACATCATCGCCGACTGGCTCGTCGAGCTGGTGGAATCAGTGCCGTCGTGGGCTGTGTATCTGGTGGCGTGCGCGGTGGTCTACGCCGAGACCTCGACGCTCATCCTCGGTCTGATCCTGCCCAGCGAAGCCGTGTTGCTGGCGGGCGGTGTGGCCGCGGCCGTCGGGCCGACGTCGATCGGGGCCCTCGTGGTGGCGGTCTGCGTATCCGCGGTCGCCGGAGATCTCACCGGGTATCGGATCGGACGTAGTTCGGGACATCGGGTGAAGGCGTCACGAGCGGGCCGGCGATTCGGAGAACACCGATGGCAGCGCGCCGAGGATCGGATCGACCGCGACGGCATGGTGGCTGTCGCAACCGGCCGCTGGATCGGATATGTACGCACCCTCGTGCCACCGGTGGCCGGGATGACCCGGATGCGGCCGGCCAGATTCGTCGCGGCCGATCTCATCGGCGCCACCACCTGGGCGACCACCGTTTTACTCGTCGGCTACTTTGCCGGCGCAGCACTGGGCACCACGCTGTTGCTCTACGCGACGGTCGCGCTGGTGCTCGTCGCGGGGGGTTGGTACGTCTGGCGGAGGTGGCAGAGGCGCCGGCTCGCCTGA
- a CDS encoding TetR/AcrR family transcriptional regulator — MAGGTKRLPRAVREQQMLDAAVKVFSENGFREASMDSIAAQAEISKPMLYLYYGSKDELFSACIARESGRFIDAMSVGFDPSLRQREQARTVVKEFLRYVDENRQSWRVLYRVAVGTASFSHFVSDSRARVTEMVTELIRAGTTVEGARDIDFELTAVALVGAGEAVADRITEGDVDLETATDLLVGITWRGLKGVGTVDAASAAD; from the coding sequence ATGGCAGGCGGAACCAAACGGTTGCCGCGCGCGGTGCGGGAGCAACAGATGCTCGACGCCGCCGTCAAGGTCTTCTCCGAAAACGGCTTTCGCGAGGCGTCGATGGATTCGATCGCCGCGCAGGCCGAGATCAGCAAGCCGATGCTGTACCTCTATTACGGTTCGAAGGACGAGCTGTTCAGTGCGTGCATCGCGCGTGAGTCGGGCCGGTTCATCGACGCCATGAGCGTCGGGTTCGACCCATCGCTGCGCCAGCGCGAGCAGGCCCGCACCGTCGTCAAGGAGTTCCTGCGCTACGTCGACGAGAACCGTCAGTCGTGGAGGGTGCTCTACCGCGTCGCCGTCGGTACGGCGAGTTTCTCCCACTTCGTCTCCGACAGCCGTGCCCGCGTCACCGAGATGGTGACCGAGCTGATCCGTGCCGGCACCACCGTCGAGGGTGCCCGCGACATCGACTTCGAGCTCACCGCCGTCGCGCTGGTCGGCGCAGGGGAGGCCGTGGCCGACCGGATCACCGAGGGGGACGTCGACCTCGAGACGGCGACCGATCTGCTCGTCGGCATCACCTGGCGCGGTCTGAAGGGTGTCGGGACGGTCGACGCGGCGTCGGCTGCGGACTGA
- a CDS encoding glycoside hydrolase family 3 protein, which yields MTIAAVVIAAAGCTSEESSDLAGSSTSASAGSSSSSPVSSSGVAEPVSACGTAELSKMTLRQKLAQMLVVGVTGTADAQSIVNKEQVGGIFVGSWTDLSILSSGAASRISRNSRIPLMVTVDQEGGRVSRLSALGIDSPSARELAQTKTPAQVRELAQSTGRQLRQLGVTVNFAPDADVSAEADDEVIGDRSFSNDPAVVTEYAGAYAAGLQSAGITPVYKHFPGHGHGSGDSHLGVVVTPPLSSLERSDLVPYRTLLKDPGNAAVMVGHLIVPGLTGPETPSSISPRAIGMLRTGQPYGGPPFNGVVFSDDLSGMAAISARYPIEQAVPMAIKAGSDVALWLATDRVGSVLDSLQREVAAKRLTVARVDRSVVRILRSKGVLTC from the coding sequence ATGACGATCGCCGCGGTGGTGATCGCGGCCGCCGGTTGTACGTCGGAGGAGTCATCTGATCTCGCCGGGAGTTCGACGTCGGCGTCGGCCGGTTCGTCGTCGTCCTCGCCGGTGTCGTCGAGCGGCGTCGCCGAGCCGGTATCTGCTTGTGGTACAGCGGAACTCAGCAAGATGACATTGCGGCAGAAGCTGGCGCAGATGCTCGTCGTCGGGGTGACCGGGACCGCCGATGCCCAGTCCATCGTCAACAAGGAGCAGGTGGGTGGCATCTTTGTCGGCAGCTGGACCGACCTGTCGATCCTGTCGAGCGGTGCTGCCTCCCGGATCTCCCGTAACAGCCGGATCCCGCTGATGGTCACCGTCGATCAGGAGGGCGGTCGCGTCTCGCGACTGTCCGCGCTGGGTATCGACAGCCCGTCGGCCCGCGAACTCGCACAGACGAAGACCCCCGCCCAGGTGCGCGAGCTGGCGCAGTCGACGGGGCGGCAGTTGCGGCAGCTCGGTGTCACCGTCAATTTCGCGCCCGATGCCGATGTGAGCGCCGAGGCCGACGACGAGGTGATCGGCGACCGGTCGTTCAGCAACGACCCGGCCGTGGTGACCGAGTACGCGGGTGCCTATGCCGCTGGTCTGCAGTCGGCCGGGATCACCCCGGTGTACAAGCACTTTCCCGGTCATGGCCATGGCTCGGGCGACTCGCATCTCGGCGTCGTGGTGACCCCGCCGTTGTCGTCGCTCGAGCGCAGTGACCTGGTGCCGTATCGCACACTGCTCAAGGATCCCGGCAACGCCGCGGTGATGGTCGGGCACCTGATCGTCCCGGGTCTGACCGGTCCGGAGACGCCTTCCAGTATCAGTCCGCGAGCGATCGGCATGCTGCGGACCGGGCAGCCCTATGGCGGCCCGCCCTTCAACGGCGTCGTCTTCTCCGACGACCTGTCCGGCATGGCGGCCATCAGTGCCCGCTATCCGATCGAGCAGGCGGTCCCGATGGCCATCAAGGCGGGGTCCGACGTCGCGCTGTGGCTGGCGACCGACCGTGTCGGTTCGGTACTCGACTCGCTCCAGCGTGAGGTCGCGGCCAAACGGCTCACCGTTGCCCGCGTGGACCGTTCGGTGGTGCGTATTCTCCGCTCGAAGGGCGTTCTCACCTGCTGA
- a CDS encoding universal stress protein gives MDQGVQQTLMIAYDGSPNADRAIRYAAQFLRAGTAHVVTAWQPGGMSPARLSTLSGGMQPFLDTQLEAGVDHALEAEAETLNKAGVELAISVGMDAHGSLVEVESTVWGALVAAADALDVDLLVTGTRGASGLKALLRSSVAEAVLKHCHRPVFIVPAQCEKQPPVTL, from the coding sequence ATGGACCAGGGTGTCCAGCAGACACTGATGATCGCCTACGACGGCTCTCCGAACGCCGATCGCGCGATTCGCTACGCCGCACAGTTTCTCCGCGCCGGGACGGCGCACGTGGTGACGGCGTGGCAGCCCGGCGGGATGTCGCCGGCACGGCTGTCCACCCTCTCCGGCGGGATGCAGCCCTTTCTCGACACCCAACTCGAGGCAGGTGTCGACCACGCACTCGAGGCAGAGGCGGAAACCCTCAACAAGGCGGGCGTCGAACTCGCCATCTCGGTCGGGATGGATGCTCACGGATCGTTGGTGGAGGTCGAGTCGACGGTGTGGGGCGCGCTGGTCGCCGCCGCCGATGCCCTCGACGTGGATCTGCTGGTCACCGGCACCCGCGGTGCGTCTGGACTGAAGGCCCTGTTGCGGTCGAGCGTGGCCGAGGCCGTGCTCAAGCACTGCCACCGTCCGGTGTTCATCGTGCCCGCGCAATGCGAGAAACAACCGCCCGTCACCCTGTAG
- a CDS encoding DUF2613 domain-containing protein, producing the protein MTNNRLVAGAVAGVAGILVGLGAVFLGGFLSTETSPSTDVNSVNPNSGFVQGSVDYGTRGDAGADN; encoded by the coding sequence ATGACCAACAACCGCCTCGTCGCCGGAGCCGTGGCCGGAGTCGCCGGCATCCTGGTGGGACTCGGCGCCGTGTTCCTCGGTGGATTCCTGTCCACCGAGACGAGCCCGTCGACGGACGTCAACAGCGTCAACCCCAACAGCGGTTTCGTTCAGGGCTCGGTCGACTACGGCACCCGGGGCGATGCCGGGGCCGACAACTGA
- a CDS encoding acyltransferase: protein MTTTAGSPDRTPDVVGETRRFFPQLEGMRAIAALGVLTTHVAFQTRAVELPVVGPALGRLDLAVALFFGLSGFLLWRPWVAAAHTQVSRPSVGRYLSHRVIRIWPAYVVVVVLVLTLLPDAKNADLTVWLANLTLTQVFVPLSLTAGLTQMWSLSVEVAFYALLPLIGFALVRFRARDDGPGLVGLRIPALLGLGLLSLGWAWVAMSLPVPAGVEPKNWVFGHLPWFIAGLILAEVAGAIELHERRPVARWMRVATAVGARRWLMAAVLVVAYVLACTPLAGPTGLGNLSPLQFATKMVLGAVCGLAVLAPLVCSDGAGSEASGPARRRPFRLLTSSPMLALGRWSYGIFIWHLAVLAVVFPLFGIVPFGGDFLLVWTITVALTIGVSAAGYAFIEEPARRWLRSRETRRARTDGPSSVTNHTVSDTAIRAGS from the coding sequence ATGACCACCACCGCAGGCAGTCCCGACCGCACACCCGATGTCGTCGGCGAGACGCGACGCTTCTTCCCACAACTCGAGGGAATGCGCGCGATCGCCGCGCTCGGGGTGCTGACCACGCACGTCGCGTTTCAGACGCGTGCCGTCGAGTTGCCGGTCGTCGGGCCTGCGCTCGGCCGCCTCGACCTCGCGGTGGCGCTGTTCTTCGGGTTGTCGGGGTTCCTGCTGTGGCGGCCGTGGGTGGCCGCGGCCCACACACAGGTGTCGCGGCCGTCGGTGGGCCGCTACCTGTCCCATCGGGTGATCCGGATCTGGCCTGCCTACGTGGTGGTGGTGGTCCTGGTGTTGACCCTGTTGCCGGATGCGAAGAACGCCGACCTCACGGTCTGGCTGGCCAACCTCACCCTGACCCAGGTCTTTGTGCCGCTCTCGTTGACGGCTGGTCTCACCCAGATGTGGAGCCTGTCGGTGGAGGTCGCGTTCTACGCGCTGCTGCCGCTGATCGGCTTCGCCCTCGTGCGATTCCGGGCCCGCGACGACGGGCCGGGACTCGTCGGCCTGCGGATCCCGGCCCTGCTCGGCCTCGGACTGCTGAGCCTCGGCTGGGCCTGGGTGGCCATGTCGCTGCCGGTACCCGCGGGCGTGGAACCGAAGAACTGGGTCTTCGGGCACCTGCCGTGGTTCATCGCCGGGCTGATCCTGGCGGAGGTGGCCGGGGCGATCGAGCTGCACGAGCGGCGGCCGGTGGCGCGCTGGATGCGCGTCGCCACCGCCGTCGGTGCGCGACGGTGGTTGATGGCGGCGGTGCTGGTGGTGGCATATGTCCTGGCATGCACCCCGCTCGCGGGCCCCACCGGCCTCGGGAACCTGTCGCCGCTGCAGTTCGCCACCAAGATGGTGCTCGGCGCTGTCTGCGGCCTGGCCGTGCTGGCGCCGCTGGTGTGCTCGGACGGCGCCGGAAGCGAGGCGAGCGGGCCTGCTCGTCGCCGCCCGTTCCGTCTGCTGACCTCGTCGCCGATGCTCGCACTCGGCCGCTGGTCGTACGGGATCTTCATCTGGCACCTCGCCGTGCTCGCAGTGGTGTTCCCGCTCTTCGGCATCGTCCCGTTCGGTGGTGACTTCCTGCTCGTGTGGACCATCACGGTGGCCCTCACCATCGGTGTCTCCGCGGCCGGCTACGCCTTCATCGAAGAGCCGGCGCGCCGATGGCTCCGCAGCCGCGAGACAAGACGAGCCCGCACCGATGGACCGTCCAGCGTGACCAACCACACCGTCAGCGATACCGCGATCAGGGCCGGTAGCTGA
- a CDS encoding DUF3068 domain-containing protein, whose translation MSSPGPSRLSTKDLIGPVLIFVGGFLLAAAIALPTLFVDNLRTIPLSTDITTVAPATAPARVLDRCSLSSQTARVVDADVTRQQRFVAVRPADADRVTLQAGTSVRAEHLTIDGRETDPEAPRPGSDVKPAAGETSCTDPILGAVRDRITLDRVTALPDLTAAADQHGSSEIQYDSNSAPIRVPDRDGFTYLMPFGVSASDHTFFDVTTRRTVPLRYTGDTTVEGRDVARFVAVVPDTDLHQIENGDANSTPPTIITRPAGWFGVPGVDPARDVSATLHHSGRWELAVDTTTGTIVDAHITVDESYRFIDTALPDQRLTNMSATFAYDDRTRQRLSEHATALASPITVWGRVVPIFAAVAGVATIIVGLAVIIPAWRPRRWRPNAAPDADPPASS comes from the coding sequence ATGTCGTCGCCCGGGCCGAGTCGTCTCTCCACCAAGGACCTCATCGGACCGGTACTGATCTTTGTCGGCGGCTTCCTGCTGGCGGCGGCGATCGCGCTGCCGACACTGTTCGTCGACAACCTGCGCACGATTCCGCTGAGCACCGACATCACCACCGTCGCGCCGGCGACCGCACCGGCCCGGGTCCTGGACAGGTGTTCGCTGAGTTCGCAGACGGCCCGGGTCGTGGACGCCGACGTGACGCGGCAGCAACGTTTCGTGGCGGTCCGGCCCGCCGATGCGGACCGGGTGACGCTGCAGGCCGGGACGTCGGTGCGGGCCGAGCACCTCACGATCGACGGCCGTGAGACCGATCCCGAGGCCCCGCGACCGGGCAGCGACGTGAAACCGGCCGCAGGCGAGACATCGTGCACCGATCCGATCCTGGGAGCGGTACGCGACCGCATCACCCTCGACCGGGTCACCGCACTCCCCGACCTCACCGCCGCCGCAGACCAACACGGCAGTTCGGAGATCCAGTACGACAGCAATTCGGCCCCGATCCGGGTTCCCGACCGCGACGGCTTCACCTACCTGATGCCGTTCGGGGTGTCCGCCTCCGACCACACCTTCTTCGATGTGACGACCCGACGCACCGTGCCGCTGCGATACACCGGGGACACCACGGTCGAGGGGCGCGACGTGGCGCGGTTCGTCGCCGTGGTCCCCGACACCGACCTCCACCAGATCGAGAACGGGGACGCGAACAGCACCCCGCCGACGATCATCACGCGGCCGGCCGGCTGGTTCGGTGTCCCGGGCGTCGACCCCGCTCGCGACGTGAGCGCGACGCTGCACCACAGCGGTCGATGGGAACTCGCGGTCGACACCACCACGGGCACCATCGTCGACGCACACATCACCGTCGACGAGAGCTATCGCTTCATCGACACCGCCCTGCCCGACCAGCGGCTCACCAACATGTCCGCGACCTTCGCCTACGACGACCGGACCCGACAACGGCTGAGTGAGCACGCCACCGCACTCGCCTCGCCGATCACCGTGTGGGGCCGGGTGGTGCCGATCTTCGCCGCGGTCGCCGGCGTCGCGACGATCATCGTCGGGCTGGCGGTCATCATTCCCGCGTGGCGGCCACGTCGATGGCGTCCGAACGCCGCCCCGGACGCAGACCCACCAGCGTCGTCGTGA
- a CDS encoding polysaccharide biosynthesis protein, with amino-acid sequence MVERTDRGALAGALGWVAAGSMVANGCAYLIHLTASRWWLSTAEYGEFAVGLSAMLVLGVAALALQAVVARAVVQHVAPARIRRISLLTVGVVIVLVGVVAPLMAWFASMGVDAALAALSAAPMLAVIGAGQGVLQGRGQFRLLGWVLAAVGVLRTVPVIGVLAVGAGPTGALAAGAVGAGVGAVLVAWAVRSTGAARPTVRSVTPGGLDLLDVVRASGVQLVLIVAASVDLLLSRTVLSPDDAGIYALGAIATKVAFWLPQAVGVVFYPRLADPAISRRSLAHAVMVVAAIGVVLTAGAAVAGPLVPVIVRPEYQPLVGVLWLFAYTGSVLAVLQVALLSAIARQATAISLVTWVSVGAEVVVILTVVHGIVALAVTAAVTATVAAVTTTLVGLRPGRRSDAIDVAATRE; translated from the coding sequence ATGGTGGAGCGAACCGACCGCGGCGCGCTGGCCGGTGCCCTCGGCTGGGTGGCCGCCGGGTCGATGGTCGCGAACGGCTGCGCCTACCTCATCCATCTGACCGCTAGCCGGTGGTGGCTGAGCACGGCCGAGTACGGCGAATTCGCGGTCGGGCTCTCGGCGATGCTGGTGCTCGGCGTCGCGGCGCTGGCATTGCAGGCGGTGGTCGCCCGGGCGGTCGTACAGCACGTCGCCCCGGCCCGGATCCGTCGCATCTCACTGCTGACCGTGGGCGTGGTGATCGTGCTGGTGGGGGTGGTGGCCCCGCTGATGGCCTGGTTCGCGTCGATGGGGGTGGACGCGGCGCTGGCGGCGTTGTCGGCGGCACCCATGCTGGCGGTGATCGGTGCGGGGCAGGGGGTACTGCAGGGTCGCGGACAGTTCCGGCTGCTCGGCTGGGTGCTCGCGGCGGTCGGGGTGTTGCGCACGGTACCGGTGATCGGGGTGCTGGCCGTGGGGGCCGGACCGACCGGCGCGCTGGCGGCCGGTGCCGTCGGCGCCGGCGTGGGTGCCGTGCTGGTGGCGTGGGCCGTGCGGTCGACGGGTGCCGCGCGGCCGACGGTGCGCTCGGTGACGCCGGGTGGGCTCGATCTGCTCGACGTGGTCCGCGCCTCGGGTGTCCAGTTGGTGCTGATCGTGGCGGCGTCGGTCGATCTGCTGCTGTCTCGCACGGTGTTGTCGCCCGACGACGCAGGGATCTACGCGCTCGGGGCGATCGCGACGAAGGTCGCGTTCTGGCTGCCGCAGGCCGTCGGCGTGGTCTTCTATCCGCGGTTGGCCGACCCGGCGATCTCGAGGCGGTCGCTGGCCCATGCGGTGATGGTGGTCGCAGCGATAGGGGTGGTGCTCACCGCGGGCGCCGCCGTCGCGGGACCGCTGGTGCCGGTGATCGTGCGGCCGGAGTATCAACCGTTGGTCGGGGTGCTGTGGCTGTTCGCCTACACCGGCTCTGTGCTGGCCGTGCTCCAGGTCGCGCTGTTGTCGGCGATCGCCCGCCAGGCCACCGCGATCTCGCTGGTCACCTGGGTCTCGGTGGGCGCGGAGGTGGTGGTGATCCTGACCGTCGTCCATGGCATCGTCGCGCTGGCGGTGACCGCGGCCGTCACCGCGACGGTCGCCGCGGTCACGACGACGCTGGTGGGTCTGCGTCCGGGGCGGCGTTCGGACGCCATCGACGTGGCCGCCACGCGGGAATGA